Within the Thermosynechococcaceae cyanobacterium Okahandja genome, the region TGTCGTCCAAGCCGTCAGCAACAGGTGCTACCCTATCTGGTTGCCCTCTACACCTTTATTGACTGGTGGGAAACAGAGGGGGTGCTCAGTAAGGGGGAGGATTGGGAGGATATTCCCGCCCAACTGACCCTGAGTACCACGTGGTGCGAGCGCCCGGATGTCTTAGATTTACTCGACATTGCTGACCTGAATTTAGAAGGGGTGCAGTTGGCTCTCTACCCGGTTGAACCTAGCCAACCCCTGCAAATTCACTGTCCTACGTTTTTAGGGGTGGTAAATGCTGATATGGCGGTGGCCGTCTCCCTAGAGCGCGATCGCCGCTGGGCGCAAATCCTTGGCTTTAGCGATCGCCAAACCCTTGTCAGCCACTGGCAACAGTTTCCGGCCAATGCCCAAGGCATTGGAACCTTTCCCCTCGAGCAACTCCAGCCCATTTATTACTTGGCGGAGCAAATTAGCTTCCTTAGCCCAGTGCCCAACATGCCGGCCAAGACGGTCATGACCAAGGGCAATACCTATGGGGAACCGCTGCAAAACATTCCTGAGCTAGCCGCCCTCATGGAAACTGCCACAACCGAGCCGTCTGTGGAGCGAGCCACCATTGATCAAAACGGCCTCCAACGGCTGCTACAGGCCTTGCAACAGGGCTATAGTGATCCCATTCAAACGCCCCTATCCCAAGAGTGACAGACTCCCGATGCTCAAGCGAAGAGTAGAGTGCGGGGCTTCCCGCCGATGAAGCTAAAGCTAGCAGAGCTTAAGGGCTGTACTGGGCACCTCTTCCCACGAAGTAACGGTGCGGAGGCGAACTTGCCAGCCCGCCGCTTTTTGCTCCGGGGTTAGATTTTTTTCAAAAGACTGCACGCATTCTTGGGCTTGATCCTCGTCGCAGCAGGCAATACAGGCATAGAGCAGACCGGATGGGTCAATTTGTTCACTTACCCAGATTGTCATGCATCGCTCCTTGGCCGTTACTAAACGCTAGAACTACCTACACCCTATCAAATCAAAACACGCCCACAGGCCACAGTTGCTCTGCCGTCACATACGTTTAACACCGCCGGATTCCTCCCAAGGTTTTGTAGTGGGCGGGGAGCCAAACTCGCCCCGGTTGTGATGAGCAGTCAGACTCCCCAGAGGCTACCTAAGCTTGGGCATCCCCTTCAATGTAGAGAAAGAGTAAGCCCATGACGACAACGGGCATCAGCCAACAGACAACGGGAATAAAAATCCAAGGCAAAAAGGACGCAGCGTAAGATCCCATCATAATCAGCGGTTCTCCTTGAGGGTCAACAAGTTAATGAAATGACTGAGCCATTAGTTAAACAGACCCGTCATAATGCCATCAACTACGGCAAAGTTTTCCAGTAAAAAGAAGGCGACAAAGGCACCACCCATGGCACCGACAAAGAAGCCAGCCGTAAACTGACTCCAGCCTTCACCGGTTTTTAGGGCATCGCCACCGCTATTGGCCTTTTGGAAGCTCACCAAGCCGTAGGCCGCCAAGCAGGCGGTTGCCACTAAAATTAAGGCAATACCGGAAATGAGACCGCCCAAGTTGGCCACATCTGAGTCCCGCAGGGGGCCAAGTTTGACCCAAGGGCCAATGAGGAAGTAACCGTGTGCCATGCCAACTTCAAGCCCCCGCAAAATCGGGGACAAGCCTTGACGATAGGCGGGTAAGTTGCTGATAAACGCCTTCACAAGGCCAGAGTCGGAAATTGGCGTAGATAAATGCCCCACGAAGGGATCGCCATTGTACGGCTTAACCAGTTCGTCTGCCATGATTTTTATTTCCCTAGCATTCCGTCATGTCTGATTGCACAAGGCACAGACCTAAGTGGTTATTCTAGGGAAGCATGGGCAATCGCGGGAGAGCAGAAGGCTATCTCTTCAAGAAAGTTCATGTATCGCAACATCTAGTTAATCGAATTCTGAGCATGACAATTGATTTTTTAACTGCGCAGCACTTAAGCCACGAATTATTGGCGGCACTCAAACCTGCTGAAGCATTGTTTATCGAGATTGCGGGGGAATCCAGCCAATTCATTCGCTTTAATCGGGCACGGGTGCGCCAAATTGGCACGGTGACAGAAACAACAGTAACCCTGCGGCTGCAAACCCAGCAGCGAACGGCGAGCACATCGTTTCCCTACACCGGCGCGGCGGATTTGCCCTTGGCGATCGCCCACCTTGAAGCCCTACGGGCAGAAACGCTGCAATTGCCGCCGGATCCTTACCTCAGCCCACCGATCGACACTGGCTCAATTCAAGACACGTACATGGG harbors:
- a CDS encoding glycogen debranching protein yields the protein MTIWVSEQIDPSGLLYACIACCDEDQAQECVQSFEKNLTPEQKAAGWQVRLRTVTSWEEVPSTALKLC
- a CDS encoding photosystem I reaction center subunit VIII; the encoded protein is MGSYAASFLPWIFIPVVCWLMPVVVMGLLFLYIEGDAQA
- a CDS encoding photosystem I reaction center protein subunit XI; protein product: MADELVKPYNGDPFVGHLSTPISDSGLVKAFISNLPAYRQGLSPILRGLEVGMAHGYFLIGPWVKLGPLRDSDVANLGGLISGIALILVATACLAAYGLVSFQKANSGGDALKTGEGWSQFTAGFFVGAMGGAFVAFFLLENFAVVDGIMTGLFN